In the genome of Bacteroidota bacterium, the window AACTCGGGTTTTGTAGAGTGTGCGGACACATCTACAACTATACTTTTGATCACACTCTCATTGCCTACACTCAGGCGTACGAAAATTCCCTTCACTTCTCTCCCCGCTTTCAACGCTTTGCGGAAGAGTTGGCAAACGATCTCATCGACAGATACAATTTGCACAACAAAACCGTCATCGAAATCGGGTGTGGAAAGGGAGATTTTTTGAGAATGATGTGTGAGATTGGCGGCAACCAAGGCATCGGATTTGACGAGAGTTTTCAGCCGGATTTGTTGGAAGAAAATACTGGACGTTTTGCCGTCATCAGGGACTTTTACTCCGAGAAGTACTCCTGCTACAAACCGGATTTTGTCTGCTGCCGTCACGTTCTTGAACACATTTCTTTTCCGGCGGAGTTTCTGAAGAACATTCGGGAGCTCATACCGCCCGAATGCCCGCTTTACTTTGAAGTCCCGAACATGCTCTCGACGCTGCACGATCTTGCCATCTGGGATCTGATCTACGAACATTGTTCGTACTTCACACCGCAATCGCTGGAATACCTCTTCACATCAAGCGGTTTCGAAGTACTGAGGGTGGAAGAAAAATACAACCGGCAATTTCTCGGCATCGAGGCCAGGCCCGCAACGCAGCTCGCCCGATTCACACAAATGAACGACACCAGCATGGCGAATCTCTTTCATCTCATTAGTTCTTTCTCCGACAACTACAACAAGAGAATCGCAGAATGGCTAAGGCGTTGGGCAGATTGGAAGCACAAGCGCATCGTCGTGTGGGGCAGCGGTTCCAAAGGAGTTACATTTCTCAACGTTCTGCGTCCCAACGTTGAATATGTTGTGGATGTGAATCCGCGCAAGCAGGGAATGTTCACAGCCGGAACGGGCCAGTGCATCGTCGCGCCGGAGTTCCTGGTTGACTACAAGCCCGACGTTATCATCGTCATGAATCCGATTTACGAAGAGGAAATTCGCGGCAAACTGCTGCAGATGGGACTGGTCGCAACTACTGCGGTTGCCTGAATCCTGGGTTTGTTATCTACTAAAAGGACGAAGCACATGAACGACACGATCGTTTTGGCGGCATTTTATCTTTATCATTTAGAAAATGAACCGGCGTATCGTCATCATCAGCAAACCCGGGAACGTTGAGGGGATATGGAAGATGGCGACGGCATCGATCGACAAACTGACTTGATAATCTTCACGGAAGTATGAAGAGTTTATTCAGCAACTCAACAACACGCTTGCGCTTCGATCGCAACGAACTCTCCGGGAGCTTCGGCGATATCGGAACAGACGTTCCGCTCATCGCGGGAATGATCATCGCCTGCGGACTTGATACAGCGAGCACGCTGGTGATGTTCGGGCTTATGCAGATCGCGACAGGCCTTCTCTACGGACTGCCGATGCCCGTGCAACCGCTGAAAGCAATGGCAGTGTTGATGATCGCCCAGAAATTGGATGGCAGCATACTGTACGGCGGCGGACTTGCCATCGGTGTTCTGATGATGGTTTTGACCGTGACCGGCCTTCTGGAATGGCTGGCAAAGTTGATTCCCAAAACCGTTGTTCGAGGCATTCAATTCGGCCTCGGCCTGTCACTCGCTTCGCTTGCCCTCAAGAACTACATTGTTGCAGATGCCACAGCGGGCTACGTTCTGGCGGCAATCAGCTTCATCATCGCCCTTTTTTTGATGGGGAATAGAAAATATCCTGCCGCCTTGTTCATCATTGTGACGGGCTTCGCGTACGCGTTCTTCTTCACAATCGACTTCACGACAATTGCCGGAGGCATCGGGCTCGCGTTGCCGGGAATTCACACCCCGGCAATGAATGACATTCTTCAAGGACTTCTGTTGCTTGCGCTTCCACAGCTTCCGCTCTCACTCTCGAATTCCGTCATCGCAACGCGTCAAACAGTATCCGATTTTTTCCCCGAAAGCCCGTTGACCATCAAAAAGATCGGACTCACGTATTCGATCATGAATCTCGTTCTCCCCTTTTTCAACGGCATCCCGAACTGTCACGGAGCCGGCGGATTGGCTGGCCACTATACATTCGGAGCAAGAACAGGCGGCTCGGTGATCATCTACGGCTCGCTGTATCTGGTTCTCGGACTTTTTTTCAGCGATAGCTTCACGGAAGTGTTGAAAGCTTTTCCGTTACCAATTCTTGGTGTAATTCTTCTGTTTGAAAGTCTGTCATTGATGGTATTGATGAAGGATATCACGGCCTCGAAATCCGATCTCTTCATTTGCCTGCTCGTTGCACTCATGGCCTTCGGCCTGCCCCACGGATATGTGATCGGGCTTGTCGTGGGGACGGTTGTGTGGTATATGATGCGGAAAGGAATTCTTCGGAAGGAGTGACAGCCGTTTGTGTAGAAGGCAAATTGTTTTCGAATTCGAAAATGGGTAGAGTATTCAGGAGCATACTATTTTTCGGACCTCAATCCCGATGCATCTCATCTCCTTCAACAATTCAACCGACCATCACCGCGATCAGATGGCGTCGCTTCTTGTTGATGCGTTTGCCCGGTTTGAGTCGGGCTGGAAGAACGCCGACTCGGCGCAGGCGGAGGTCGGGACATTCAACGCGAAGGATCGTCTCGCCTGGCTTGCCCTTGAAGGCGATACTCTCGTCGGATGGATCGGGGCGATTGTCTGTTCGAAGCATTTGTGGGAATTACATCCGCTTGCGGTTCATTCCGATCATCAGCGGAAAGGAATCGGCAAGGCACTTGTCCAGCGACTTGAGTTCGAAGCACGGCAGCGGGGTGTTTCCACAATCATGCTCGGCACGGATGACGATTTCGGCGGCACGTCGCTGTACGGCAAAAACCTCTATCCCGATGTGATCGGGCATCTGAACACGATCCAATCCGTGAACAATCATCCGTTTGAATTTTATCGTGCCCTCGGCTACTCGATCATCGGCATTATTCCCGACGCCACCGGGCCGGGCCGCCACGACATATTAATGGCCAAGAGAGTCTCATAGAAGAAACAGGAATCGGAGATGTTGTGTATGAAGTTGATCACTATTGCAGTTCTGATCTGTTCATTCCCTGAAGCAGGAAGCGCCCAAGAAATATCCGCATCGACTGAACGGCCGTGGAGCGTGAAGCAACTCGTTGAACATCACCTCTCAACCAAAAAGAACGTCGCCGTTCGGGATGTGTACAAGATGCTGTATCACGCACATTTCGGAGTCGAGCATCTTCTCACGGATACGGCAGGCATTCGTTCGTACCTGCTGCGGGAATTGGGATCGATGTCGGCTACGCCGGAGAACGAGCCGCTTGCGGAACGCATCTCGACCACCAACACAATGGTTCGTATCAATCTCCGCCCCTTCACAGCACGGAACCTTGACCCGGAGCTGCTCGTAAAGGCAATGTTCGCATCAGCGGCTGAAACGACACCCGATACATTCCAGTTTCGTCGGGAGTGGAACATGTATGTTGACCTTGTGCGGTACGGCTTTCTGGATTTTCCGATGAACGAGGTACATGAAGTCAGCCGCCTGATTGAGGAAAAGGGCATCGTTCCCGTTCATCATAGCGAAGCATACCGGGAGGCAAATCATCCGGCCTACAGGGTTGTACAACGCAGGGTGTTTGAGCGTCTGTTCGGCGATTAACCGGCTCGCTGCAATGATGTTGTTGCATCTCTCTTTCCGCCTCTGTAATTTTAACCATGAAACGGTTCTTGACATCCGTTCTCCTCTTCTCATCAACAGGCCTGTTGGCGGGCAGCAAGATTGACGCCCGTCTTGCAGAAGTTCTTCGATTTCTTCCACCCGACGAAACGACTGTCGCGTGGATCTTTTTCACGGACAAGGGTTCGCAGGAAATCTACAAATCCGCTGTACCCCGGTCGGTTGTTTCTCCCCGGTCTTTTTTGAGAAGATTGAAGGCCCGCCCGACGGAAACGGCGGTTGACTATACAGATCTCCCGGTCGAACAGCGTTATATTGAACAGCTTGCCGCTCATGGTATTTCGATCCGTCAGACATCGAAGTGGTTCAACGGCGCAAGCGTACGTGGGACGAAAGAACAGCTTGCACAGATTGAAGCTCTTCCGTTCGTCCGAAGCATTGAATTGCTTTCACGGTTCAGGAGAGATCGCATTGAAGAACAGCAGGAAATACCAACCCTGCTGTCATCCCAACCATCGACTTCCGGTTTGGCAACGAATTTTGATTACGGATTGTCGTTCGGCCAGTTGAATCAGATCAACGTACCGGCCGTTCACACCATGGGCAATTACGGGCAGGGAGTTATCATTGGATCGTTTGACAACGGGTTCCGTCTGCTCAATCACGAGGCATTCGACACGCTGCGGACACGCATCGTTGCCACGTATGATTTTGTTGACAAGAAGATCAGCGTTGTGCCGAACAATCCCGATCCCTCATTCGGTGCACATGGCATTGTCACGCTTTCGGCGCTTGCCGGCTTCAAGCCGGGCGAGTTGATTGGGCCGGCGTTCGGCGCAAGCTTCATTCTCGCACGAACGGAAAACGACAGCAGCGAAACACCGATCGAAGAAGACTATTGGGTCGCGGCTATCGAGTGGGCGGACAGCATCGGAGTAGATGTTACATCAACTTCGCTCGGATATCTCACCTACGATCCGCCCTATACAAGCTGGACGTGGGAAGATATGGATGGCAACACCACGGTAATTACCCGCGCGGCCGACATGGCGGTGAGCAAGGGCATCGTGGTGTGCAATTCGGCGGGCAACAACGGCTTTAACGCGGCACGCAACACGCTAAACGCCCCGGCTGATGGCGATAGTGTTCTCTCAATCGGAGCGGTAAATGCCGACGGCAACCGGGCCAGCTTCAGTTCCATGGGCCCGACAACCAGCACTCCCCCACGCATCAAGCCCGATGTGATGGCTCAAGGTTCGTCGGTGCGTTGCGCCAGGCCGACTGATCCGACACAATACACGTACTCCGGCGGAACATCCCTCTCTTGCCCGCTTGCCGCAGGCGTCGCCGCCCTGCTGATTCACGCGAAACCGACAGCAGGCCCGCTCGAAATTATGAACGCACTGAAGGAAACTGCCAGCAACGCAAGCTCTCCGAACAATCAAATGGGGTGGGGAATCTTGAATGCCCACCACGCGATCACAAGTGTCCGTGGATCCGGCACCGCGCCCGGTACGTTTGTGTTGTACCCGAACTATCCTAATCCGTTCAATTCGGGAACAACAATCCGTTACGATATCGGAGAATCGAGCCACGTAACGTTGACTGTCTACAACCTTCTCGGGCAGCAAGTCAGAACCCTGTTCAGCAATCCTGAGACACAAGGTGTGAAGACTGCATTTTGGGATGGAGCAACCAACAGCGGCATTTCCGCGGCAACCGGAACATACTTTTACAGGCTCGTGGTAATTACATCGTCGGGTACATCCTACGCTGAAACACGTAACCTGACGTTACTCAGATGATTTTTTCAGCACTTCAGGGAATCAGCTTCCTTGATTCTCAATAATAGCTTGAGTATACTCAACGCATTCAAACCATCTCATCCATAAAAATAAGGAAAGGAGCAATGATGAAGATTGCTCGCCTATTGGCATCACTTGTTAGTGTCGTGATGTTCTCACTACCCGGGTTTGCGGCAGACAAGACGGGCCCGAAACTTACCGCGGCGTTCACCGCCTTGAACGACAACGATCAGATTCTCGCGTGGGTGTTTTTTACCGATAAAGGATCGAGGGAACATCTCCGCTCAGCAGTGCCGCTCGATGTCGTGTCGCCCCGTTCAATTCAGCGTCGGTTGAAAGTCAGGGCTGCGAACAATGTTGTGGATTACACAGATCTTCCCGTTGAGCAGCAGTACGTTGAACAGATTGCGCAGCAGGTAGTACTGGTCCGGCAACAATCAAAGTGGTTCAATGCCGTAAGTGTGCTTGCAACCAAAGCCCAGCTTCGAAACATTGAATCTCTCCCCTTCGTGAGCAGCCTCGAATTGCTGTACCGGGCAAAAACCAACCGTGAACTCGAACAAGAGATTCCGGATACCGACTCGCCGGAGGGTCATGGTGGTGGTGGCGGAAACCAGATTTACAGTTTCAACTACGGGACATCGCTCAACCAGAATCAACAAATTAACGTCCCGGCTTTGCATGACATTGGGAATTTTGCCCAAGACGTGATCGTCGGGGTGTTTGATAACGGATTCCGGTTGCTCACGCATCAGGCGTTCGACACGCTACGCCCGCGTATTATCGGAACATATGACTATGTCGATAAGAAAGTGAGCGTTGTCCCCAACAATCCAAGCTCGAGCTTCGGCTCGCACGGAGTCAACACGCTTTCTACGATAGGCGGATTCAGAGAGGGGCAACTTATTGGCCCGGCGTTCGGGGCAACGTTTATTCTTGCCAGAACAGAGAATGACAGCAGCGAGACTCCGTTTGAAGAGGACAACTGGGCCGCGGCAATTGAATGGGCGGATAGTCTCGGCGTTGAGGTGACCAGCACGTCGCTCGGCTACAATACATACGATCCGCCCTACCCGAGTTGGACATGGCAGGATATGAACGGTAACACCACCGTTATCACCCGCGCGGCAGATATGGCAGTCAGCAAGGGCATCGTCGTGTTGAACTCAGCCGGAAATTCCGGAAGCTCAAGCGTCAACACTCTTGGTGCACCCGCCGATGGTGACAGCGTTCTGGCAATCGGGGCAGTGACATCGAGCGGAACCAGGTCGAGTTTCAGTTCGGTCGGGCCGACGACGAGCGTTCCGCCGCGTATCAAGCCGGATGTGATGGCTCAAGGTTCGAGTGTAAGAGTAGCAAGCGCAACAAATGCGACGGGGTATGGAAGCTCATCAGGAACATCCTTCTCCTGCCCGCTCGCGGCCGGTGTTGCGGCTCTAATTGTGAAGGCCCGCCCGAACGCCACGCCTGTGCAAATCGGCGATGCAATGCGTTCGACGGCAAGCAACGCTTCATCCCCCAACAATCTGATGGGTTGGGGAATTATCAATGCGGTTGCTGCTATCAATGCCCTGCCCCTGACAAGTGTCGACAACCGGGAAACTCAACCGGATGGTTTCATGCTCGAACAGAATTACCCGAATCCGTTCAACCCGGCAACAACAATCCGGTTTACACTTCCTGCAAACGGATTGGCAACACTGAAAGTGTTTGATGTATTGGGACGTGAAGTTGCCACACTTCTGAACAATGATATGCAGGCAGGCACTCACCAGCTGACACTCGATGCGAGCAATTTTTCCTCCGGCACATACTTCTACAAACTACAGTCCGGCAGCAACGTTGCTGTCAAGAAACTGATGGTCGTAAAATAATCTTCTGACGAGGTGTCCCGTTTTCGGGCGGGACACCCTTCTTCTAACCAATTCTACTGCTATTTCTCATACACATCTTCTTTCGCCCCGACGTTCATTCATGGAGGATACCATGCGTACGTATTCCTTTGCTTTGACAATTCTTCTGGTTTTCGTTTGTCTGTCTGCAAACAGTCAAACAACCTTTACAGATGTGACTGCAACTGCGGGAACCGGCTTGGGGGACGGTACTGCACGCGGATTCAGTTGGGTGGATTTTGACAATGACGGCTTGCTCGATTTGTTCATTCCAACAGCGGGAAATGTTCCCAACAAAGTTTATAAAAACAACGGCGACGGGACGTTTTCGGAAATCGCTGCCGCTCTCGGTCTGAACGATATGGCGAATACAATCACCTGCTCGTGGGCTGATTTTGATAATGACGGCGACCTTGATCTCATCACAACAGCTACGGCGGCAGCGACCGTGTTGTGGCGAAACAACTTCTTCCCTGGCGGCGACACTTCATTCACCAACATCACGGCAAGTTCGGGCATTGCAATGAGCGGAGCACAAATGCCTGCATGGGCCGATTACAATTTGGATGGATTTCTTGATGTGTATTCTCCTATTTCAAACTCCTCTGTCTCATCGGATGCGTTGTATCGGAACAACGGCGACGCCACGTTCACGAATATGGCCGACAGTGCAGGAGTAAATCACCAGGTTTCCGGAATCCTCGAACAGGCGGTTCATTGGGGTGACTTCAACAAGGATGGCTACGCTGATTTATTTATCGGGAATTTGCAGACTGGCGGACCCAGCTTCTTCCATCGCAACAATGGCGACGGCACATTCACAGAGATCGCTGCTTCACTCGGATTTCAGGGTGCGGCACGCGGCTCACAGTGGGTTGATTACAATAATGACGGCTTGTGGGACTACTCGGTTGCAGGATACGCGGGAGGAACGAATGCCGTTCCGGTCAAGCTCTACCGCAACAACGGCGACGGGACTTTCACTGACGCGGCAGCCCAGGCAGGGATCACGGATGCCGTTATTTCTTGGGGAGTGACGTGGGCGGATTTCGATAATGACGGATATGAGGATTTCTTTGTTACCGTGTCAGGACAAAGTACTTCGTGCCTGCTCTATAAGAATAACGGAGACGGCACGTTTACGAATGTTACATCGCAGGCCGGACTTCCCGCCTTCGCTCAACTCAGCGCAGCATGGGGCGATTATGATAATGATGGGGATATGGATCTGTACACATCGGGCGCTGCCTCGGCGGGCAACCATCTCTTCAGAAACAACTCCGACACGACAAACAAATGGCTGAAGGTGAATCTGGCAGGCTCGACTGCCAATCGGTTTGGTGTCGGTGCCCAAATTGAAGTGTACGCAGGCTCGCTTCGCATGATGCGTGAAGTAAACACGGCAATCGGATACCGTTCACAGAATATGCTGACTGCTCACTTCGGACTTGCCGGCAACACGCTTGTGGATTCCGTTGTTGTACGTTGGCCGAACCAGCAGCAAACCAGAACTGTTCAGAGGAATGTTCATGCCAATCAAGTTCTTACGCTGACAGAAATCCCCAGCCAGCATGTTGAAGAACTAAACAGCCCGTTAATGTGGCGCCTTAAGCAAAACTATCCCAATCCCTTCAATCCTTCGACGCAAATCACGTTTACTATACCTGCCCCAGGCAGTGTCCGGCTGAGAGTATTCGATATTCTTGGAAAGGAAGTTGCGGTATTGGTTCATGAAACAAAGGCAGCGGGAACTTATACAGTTTCATGGAACGCGAAAGCTCTCGGAAGCGGTGTTTATTTCTATCGGTTGGAAGGCAGCGGTGTTGTTCTGGCAAAAAAAATGCAGTTGTTAAAATAAGAAGTTGACATTGCAGTTTGCAATGTGCATATTCGTGTAGAATCCTCTGCCTCTATCGGATTGCCGCGTAGTCGCCTTGGGGACATCGGTCTGGTTTCTCCATTCTGGTCATTATTACAACATCCTTGAGTATTCCAACGGCGTGGATCTTTGCGCAACAGAAGGGCAACATGTGCAACGCACACTCTGCCTCCGGAATCGTCATTTCATCTTCACTCTCACAATCACCCTAACCATTCACCAAATCTAAGGAGGCTTCATGTCTCGTAGGTTGCTATTTTCTTGGTGCATCGTTCTCAGCTTTGTTGTCCTGGGAACGTCGTTCGCGCAGGATTATTCCGCAATGTGGAATAATGCAAAGCGAATGAAACTCGGTCTCGATGCATCTCCTGCCCGTCCGATTCAATCGGAAGGACAGGCAACAATGAACCCGCTCAGTCCGCCGAACACGCCGGACATCCAGGTATTCAATCCATCGAACTTCTGGCAGAGCGAGAATTCCATCGGCATCAACTACTCAAACCCGAGCCAGTTGATGGTTTCGACAAATGGCCAGATTCCGGGTTCGAATCCGGTTGTTCAACAGCCATGGGCGTTCAGTACCGATGGCGGTGTGACATGGCCGGCATCCATGCAAAGCGAAGCCATCCCCCCGGGCATTGTGGATTGCTTTGGTGATCCGGTTGCCTTCTTCGATGTTAGCGGACGAGCATATTACTCCACTCTCGGTTCTCCCGGCGGAATCTATTTTGTTTCCACAACAAACTTCGGCGCTACATGGAGCGCCCGTTCGAATGGCGACAATCTGAACAGTACAAATGATGACAAGCAGCACGCGGCGGCAGATTTCTCCGGCACATTTCCAAACAACATCTACACGGCTTGGACAGATTTTGGAGTGACAGGAACACCTATTCAGTTCTCGCGTTCCACCAATCAGGGTCAGACCTGGCTGCCCCGTGTTGCTCTTCCGATCGGCTCAAACCGCGGACAGGGAGTACACATTGCCACCGGCCCCAACGGTGAAGTGTATGTCATGTGGGCACACTACACAACCGGCACTGCCGAAGTCGGCATCGGCTGGGCGAAGTCAACCGATGGTGGTGCCACGTTCAATACGCCTGCGATTGCTTTTCCGATCAATGGCGTGAGAATCTCCAACGGCGGAATTCCAGCAATCAACAATGTTCGTACAGCCAGCTTCCCGTATCACGATGTCGATCGCTCCAACGGCCCGCGCCGCGGATGGGTGTATGTTGTCGTCCCGGAACTGGATGTTGCGAATACCGGACAGGCGGACATCTATTTCTACCGCTCGACCAATGGCGGAACTACTTGGAGTTCTCGATCGAAGGTCAATGGTCCTGACGTCCAGGCCGGCAAATGGCAGTTCATGCCATCCATCGCAGTCGACCCGACAACGGGCGGCATTTCCATCAGCTACTACAGCATGGATTCGGTCGGCACCAACTTTATGACCAACCGGTACATGGCGTACTCCGTTGACGGCGGCGACACGTGGGATAACTTTGTTATCAGCGATGTGCGCGCCCTCTGGGCTCCGCAGCTTACACCGAGCACAAACACGACTTACAACGGCGATTATTACGAAACCGTTGCTATGAACGGCAAAGCTTGGGCAACGTGGACTGACAGGCGTCTCGGCGCAGCCGGCACAAACAATAGGGCATACGTCGGCATCGTGACCTACGCCGAGAACTTTGGCTGGGTCCGAGGCACTGTTTCCAACCTTACGGGCGGTGCGCCTCTGCAGGGAGTTGCTATTGATTTTGTGCAGAATGTCTTGCAGCAGGGAGCAACTACGGCCGCAAATGGCTCATACCTTGCAGGAGCGCAGGTTGACACGCCCGGCACGACGGCAAACCTGACGCTGCGAGGACGGAAGTTCGGATTTGTGGACACGACCATTGCAGTGACATTGACCCGTTTCGACACTCTTACGCGCAACTTCTCGATGCGACCTGCACCGAGCGGAACCCTGAGTGTGCATTCACGCCACCCCAGCGGAAATCTTCGCTCGTATGTGGAAGTGAAATTCGGGGGAACCACCGTTGCGAGCGATTCGACAAATGCAACTACCGGGTTGTTCTCGACGACTCTTCCTACAGGCACCTACAGCGTCATGGTTGATGCGCCTCCTCCCTATCGGACCTTGAACTTCCCGAGCGTCGTAATCAACTCAGGCGCCACAACAAACGTGGATGCCCTGACGCGGGCGGTGTTTGAGTTTACACCGACTGCGGTTCGCGATACACTGCCTGTCGGCGGATCCCGTGTCAAAAACCTGACGATCGCCAACACAACACCCGATTCGGTACAATATCGAATTACTGACGATAATGCACTGCGCATCAAAACGCGGACAATAGACTACAGTCTGCCTTCAGTGAAACGCAGCATGGAGATTCAGAACACTCGCGCAACGCCTAAGGGTCAGATGGATCCGGAACCTCCGGGGACCGATTCTCCCGATGGCCGCGGCGGCCCGGACGCGTTCGGATATCAGTGGGTCGATTCCGATGAACCGGATGGACCGGTATTCGATTGGTTCGATATCTCGACAATCGGTACGCAAATCACAGTCATGACCTCGGGAACCCTGGATGATGGCTTTGCTACCATTCCGTTCCCGGCATCGTTCCCTCTGTATGGCAATTCATATTCTTCCATAAATGTGGGTACGAACGGGTTTATCAATTTCGGAACAGGATCAACATCGTTGTCGAACGGGGCTATTCCCTCAACCGCTGTACCCAACAATGCTATTTACGGGTTCTGGGATGACCTCGACTTCCGCACGAGCGGCAAGCTTCTGTACTATCACGATGTTGCAACCGGACGTTTTATCGTCCAGTTTGACAAGGCGCCACGGTTTGGCACAACAGCTGTCGATACACTGACGTTCCAAATCATCATGAAACCGAGCGGCGAAGTGCTGATTCAATTCCTGCGCGTCGTCGGAACAGTGTTGAACTCCGGAACAATCGGTATCGAAAACGAACCAGGCACGGTCGCATTGCAAGTGGTCAACAATGCGATCTATGTCAAGAACAATCTTGCCATCCGCATCTACCTGCCCGATGCTCCCTGGATCAGCGAGAACCCGTCGTTTGGCAAGATCCCGCCAAACAGTAACCAGATCATTCAATGCACATTCAATGCTACCGGCCTTCTGGCGGGCACTCAGTACAACGCGAACCTCTTTGTCGAGGCAACGCATCCTGATGTGGCTGCCCCGTTCGTTGTCCCGGCCAGCCTGAAGGTGAACGCGGCAGATTCTGCAGTAATGAATCTGAGCAAGACAAGCATTACCTATCCGGCAACGCAGGTGAACACCAGCCGTGCGGACAGTCTCTATGCACGTAACGGCGGGGCGCTCCCGTTGGTGATCAGTTCCATCACCAGCAACAGCGCCCGCTATGTGGTCACACCGGCAAGCGCGAATGTTCCTTCCGGTGATTCGGTGAAGATCCGGGTTACGTACACGCCAATTGCAGTCGGTACTGATACCGGTCGTGTGATTATTCTCAGCAACTCACAAGGTACGCCGCGACGAGATGTAACTCTGTCGGGTTCAGGCATCGGCGCACCGTCGATCGTAGTGAGTGTTACCACCATTGCCGATACGCTTCAAGTTGGGCAGACAAACACCAAGCAGTTCACCATTACAAACTCCACTGCTCCACCTGTTTCTCCGTTGTATGTCAGCATTACCGATAGCGGTGCGTGGGTCAATGTGACCCCGGCGCTCGATACGCTTGGAGGAAGCCAGACGAAGAACTATACCACTGCCTTCAATGCAACGGGCCTTACGGTAGGCACCTATACAACAAACATCCGCATTGCGAGCAACGATCCTGCAAATCCGCTGAAGATTGTTGTTGCGACATTGCGTGTTGTCGGCGGACCCGTCATCAGCGTCCGTCCTGATTCCGTCGTGCGTACGCTGGCTGCAGGTGCAAGCGGAACCGACACGCTGACCATTCGCAATACAGGTGTCTCGGTACTCAACTGGTCGATGTCGGAAGCACCGGGTGAACCGGCTGATATGAGCAACGCCATAAAGAAATACCATGCGGCATTGCCTCCTGTTCCGAAGGGCGTGGACTTCCCCATGACCGACAGCCCCGATACCTCGGGCGGCCCGGATGCATTTGGCTATCGTTGGATTGACAGCGATTCACCGGGTGGACCAACCTTCGGCTGGATTGATATTTCCACAACAGGCGCTTCGCTCGACTCTGCAAGCGATTGGGTTCCCACCGGCACAAACCGGAAGGGCGATGAGGGTTACTTTGCGGTACGAATGCCATTCTCATTCAACTATTACGGAGTGGCATATGATACACTCTTCATCGGAACAAACGGAAA includes:
- a CDS encoding T9SS type A sorting domain-containing protein produces the protein MSRRLLFSWCIVLSFVVLGTSFAQDYSAMWNNAKRMKLGLDASPARPIQSEGQATMNPLSPPNTPDIQVFNPSNFWQSENSIGINYSNPSQLMVSTNGQIPGSNPVVQQPWAFSTDGGVTWPASMQSEAIPPGIVDCFGDPVAFFDVSGRAYYSTLGSPGGIYFVSTTNFGATWSARSNGDNLNSTNDDKQHAAADFSGTFPNNIYTAWTDFGVTGTPIQFSRSTNQGQTWLPRVALPIGSNRGQGVHIATGPNGEVYVMWAHYTTGTAEVGIGWAKSTDGGATFNTPAIAFPINGVRISNGGIPAINNVRTASFPYHDVDRSNGPRRGWVYVVVPELDVANTGQADIYFYRSTNGGTTWSSRSKVNGPDVQAGKWQFMPSIAVDPTTGGISISYYSMDSVGTNFMTNRYMAYSVDGGDTWDNFVISDVRALWAPQLTPSTNTTYNGDYYETVAMNGKAWATWTDRRLGAAGTNNRAYVGIVTYAENFGWVRGTVSNLTGGAPLQGVAIDFVQNVLQQGATTAANGSYLAGAQVDTPGTTANLTLRGRKFGFVDTTIAVTLTRFDTLTRNFSMRPAPSGTLSVHSRHPSGNLRSYVEVKFGGTTVASDSTNATTGLFSTTLPTGTYSVMVDAPPPYRTLNFPSVVINSGATTNVDALTRAVFEFTPTAVRDTLPVGGSRVKNLTIANTTPDSVQYRITDDNALRIKTRTIDYSLPSVKRSMEIQNTRATPKGQMDPEPPGTDSPDGRGGPDAFGYQWVDSDEPDGPVFDWFDISTIGTQITVMTSGTLDDGFATIPFPASFPLYGNSYSSINVGTNGFINFGTGSTSLSNGAIPSTAVPNNAIYGFWDDLDFRTSGKLLYYHDVATGRFIVQFDKAPRFGTTAVDTLTFQIIMKPSGEVLIQFLRVVGTVLNSGTIGIENEPGTVALQVVNNAIYVKNNLAIRIYLPDAPWISENPSFGKIPPNSNQIIQCTFNATGLLAGTQYNANLFVEATHPDVAAPFVVPASLKVNAADSAVMNLSKTSITYPATQVNTSRADSLYARNGGALPLVISSITSNSARYVVTPASANVPSGDSVKIRVTYTPIAVGTDTGRVIILSNSQGTPRRDVTLSGSGIGAPSIVVSVTTIADTLQVGQTNTKQFTITNSTAPPVSPLYVSITDSGAWVNVTPALDTLGGSQTKNYTTAFNATGLTVGTYTTNIRIASNDPANPLKIVVATLRVVGGPVISVRPDSVVRTLAAGASGTDTLTIRNTGVSVLNWSMSEAPGEPADMSNAIKKYHAALPPVPKGVDFPMTDSPDTSGGPDAFGYRWIDSDSPGGPTFGWIDISTTGASLDSASDWVPTGTNRKGDEGYFAVRMPFSFNYYGVAYDTLFIGTNGNVMFQRPTADIFTNAIFPTAGGPIDNHIGVFWDDLEVRAGARVYYGTSAGKFVVQYQGMARFAGTVPNYTFQVILSPTGEILTQYLAMSINGGVLNSASIGIENADGTVGLGVLFNAAPPGYMHNNLAILFSRGVPWLEESPTSGAINPGDSTKVVLTYNTTGLTAGLYRAILAITSNDFSNNPKNVPVRLTVTGGAASITVTSPNGGEQWNIGQSYNITWNQNGVDSVTISYSTTGRTGTYTTIASVPARPDMWKHPKSFLRPIAGGEFDDPLGTFAWTIPNTPSTNCFVRIVRKSTGTPGDTSDAAFTIQTGQVPGDTSWVVQPSGSTSTFYAVKAIDNNVAWVAGTAGVVLRTTNSGTNWTSVGGGAIGTADIYSIEALDANTAFVTTSPSATFIYRTTNGGASWSQVYTLAGGFINGMIMVSPTTGFAVGDPVGGKWTVLATTDGGASWARMPTEPDQVGTEAGWNNSFVIAGNNAWFGTNSTKVYRTTNAGLAWSSAATATLNSYGLHFNDVTNGALVGSAGATNFSTNGGTSWSAGGAAGTGQGSGVSGVSGSEFWATVGTSVYYTTNGGVTWSNAAKNGYPGTAALWALDVTNAPGGTYGWAAGATGTIVRYRRTVTDVANGPAAVPTVYALDQNFPNPFNPSTTIRFSLPEQATVSLRIYNMLGQEVAVLVEGDKSAAFHEVVWNGRNSAGAQVATGMYFYRIEATGVSGANFTNMKKLILLK